From the genome of Pseudomonadota bacterium, one region includes:
- a CDS encoding redoxin domain-containing protein: MRRVTKSWWWMVLVLMLQGCAVSEKTRELISPVSLPRPAAAHQAAYLGLFNAGENFRLHEIRARILVVEVFQSACSLCRHQVDTLRELYLLLEREALSGMVKIIGLGYGDDLLAVEEFARRSALPYPLFADPRGEYVGVDEIPVLFVLALSPEGARVLYEFHGPQPSAAGLIKLIRQALAD, encoded by the coding sequence GTGCGCAGAGTTACGAAAAGTTGGTGGTGGATGGTTCTGGTGCTGATGCTCCAGGGCTGCGCGGTTTCGGAAAAGACCCGCGAGTTGATTTCCCCGGTTAGTTTGCCCCGGCCCGCGGCCGCGCACCAGGCGGCCTACCTCGGGCTTTTTAACGCCGGAGAAAATTTTCGGTTGCATGAAATCCGGGCCCGGATTCTGGTGGTCGAGGTGTTTCAGAGTGCGTGCTCCCTTTGCCGGCATCAGGTGGATACGTTGAGGGAGCTTTACCTTCTGCTTGAGCGGGAGGCGTTAAGCGGCATGGTCAAGATCATCGGCCTGGGCTACGGCGATGACCTGCTCGCGGTTGAAGAGTTCGCGAGGCGTTCGGCTCTGCCCTATCCTTTGTTTGCCGATCCGCGCGGGGAGTATGTCGGAGTAGACGAGATTCCGGTCCTTTTTGTGCTGGCCTTGAGTCCGGAGGGGGCAAGGGTCTTATATGAGTTTCACGGCCCGCAGCCGTCGGCCGCAGGGCTAATCAAGCTGATTCGCCAAGCCCTGGCCGACTGA
- a CDS encoding enoyl-CoA hydratase/isomerase family protein encodes MSYENVLVEVLGDFVGEITLNRPQNMNTFSLPLARELNQALLELDGRDDVRAIILKGAGKAFCAGIDVSDFFGKTAMEYKAWIETMETPLVNMSRMKKPVLAQVHGVAAANGAGLVAAADLAVMAESARFGLTAINVGLNCIGPVVPVSKIVGRKKTLELLFDGQLIKSGEALRLGLVNRVIADDELEAETRKWAAELAKKSPIALQIAKSAFYGAADQDYYKAFEYMNEAFARMCTTEDAAEGIRAFMEKRAPQWQEK; translated from the coding sequence ATGAGTTATGAGAACGTGTTAGTGGAGGTGCTGGGTGATTTTGTCGGGGAAATAACCCTTAATCGACCCCAGAATATGAATACCTTCAGTCTGCCCCTGGCCCGGGAACTGAATCAGGCCCTGCTGGAACTCGATGGCCGCGATGATGTCCGGGCGATTATTCTCAAAGGGGCGGGCAAGGCCTTTTGCGCCGGAATCGATGTCAGCGATTTCTTCGGCAAGACGGCGATGGAGTATAAGGCGTGGATTGAAACCATGGAGACGCCGTTGGTCAATATGAGCCGGATGAAAAAACCGGTGCTTGCTCAGGTGCACGGCGTGGCGGCTGCCAACGGCGCCGGACTGGTCGCGGCCGCTGATCTCGCGGTGATGGCGGAAAGCGCCCGTTTTGGGCTGACGGCCATCAATGTCGGTCTGAATTGCATTGGCCCGGTAGTGCCGGTGAGCAAGATTGTGGGCCGGAAAAAAACCCTGGAACTGCTTTTTGACGGTCAGCTGATCAAGTCCGGTGAAGCTCTGCGTCTGGGTCTGGTCAATCGGGTGATCGCCGATGACGAGCTTGAAGCCGAAACCCGTAAATGGGCGGCGGAACTGGCGAAAAAGAGTCCGATTGCCTTACAGATCGCCAAGTCCGCCTTTTATGGCGCCGCCGATCAGGATTACTATAAAGCTTTTGAGTATATGAATGAAGCTTTCGCGCGCATGTGCACGACCGAAGATGCGGCCGAGGGTATTCGGGCCTTTATGGAAAAGCGGGCTCCCCAATGGCAGGAAAAATAA
- the pabB gene encoding aminodeoxychorismate synthase component I, giving the protein MLIIEPIDNPPSPAALFRSLAEKPCPAWLDANVDAVGLGRFSFLAADPFLKVIAVNGKIIEENCLNGERRVGSEPFFPFLDRLQKRWRRPKESGFLPFESGLIGYLGYELGHQIENFPQTTLNDLQMPDAFFGAYDALIAIDHLDGKAWLVSSGLPEKTTAAAHLRAHQRLAELRETVARARQPTKKPLADPGRIVTGAVPLSANFSFTTYRQAVTRALAYIAAGDIYQVNLSQRFRTPFTGSCRDFYLHFRSLSPAPFGAYLETGYHCIMSNSPERYLLIRGDYIETRPIKGTRPRGTNPDEDAALGRELLHSPKDRAEHIMIVDLERNDLGRIAAYGSVQVPEMQILESYANVHHLVSTVAARIRPGKSSCDCLVNSFPGGSITGAPKLRSMEIIDELEPTCRGVYTGSIGYFDFSGDLDFNIAIRTAIACNHQLYFQVGGGIVADSDPADEYRETQTKAAAFVKALNRQ; this is encoded by the coding sequence ATGCTGATCATTGAACCAATAGACAATCCGCCCTCGCCGGCGGCTCTTTTTCGCAGCCTGGCGGAGAAACCATGCCCGGCCTGGCTCGACGCCAATGTCGATGCGGTCGGGCTGGGACGCTTTTCCTTTCTCGCCGCCGATCCTTTCCTTAAAGTCATCGCCGTCAACGGCAAAATCATCGAAGAAAACTGCTTAAACGGCGAGCGGCGCGTCGGCAGCGAACCATTTTTCCCTTTTCTCGACCGCCTGCAGAAACGCTGGCGGCGACCCAAGGAAAGCGGCTTTCTGCCTTTCGAAAGCGGCCTGATCGGCTATCTCGGCTATGAACTCGGCCACCAGATCGAAAACTTCCCTCAAACCACGCTCAACGACCTGCAGATGCCGGACGCCTTTTTCGGCGCCTATGACGCCCTGATCGCCATCGACCATCTTGACGGCAAAGCCTGGCTGGTGTCCTCCGGCCTGCCGGAAAAAACCACCGCCGCCGCCCACCTGCGCGCGCACCAGCGCCTGGCCGAACTCCGGGAAACCGTCGCCCGGGCCCGGCAACCGACAAAAAAACCGCTCGCCGACCCCGGCCGCATCGTTACCGGAGCGGTCCCCCTCAGCGCCAATTTTTCCTTTACCACCTACCGGCAGGCCGTCACCAGGGCGCTGGCCTATATCGCCGCCGGCGATATTTACCAGGTCAACCTGTCACAACGCTTCCGCACGCCCTTTACCGGTTCCTGCCGGGACTTTTATCTCCATTTCCGCAGTTTAAGCCCGGCCCCATTTGGCGCCTACCTGGAAACCGGCTACCATTGCATCATGAGCAATTCGCCGGAACGTTACCTGCTGATCAGGGGCGACTACATTGAAACCCGGCCCATCAAGGGTACCCGGCCCCGCGGAACCAACCCGGACGAAGATGCCGCCCTGGGTCGGGAGTTACTGCACAGCCCCAAAGACCGGGCCGAGCATATCATGATTGTCGATCTGGAACGCAACGATCTGGGCCGCATCGCGGCTTACGGCAGCGTTCAGGTCCCGGAAATGCAGATCCTTGAGAGTTACGCCAATGTGCACCACCTGGTCTCAACCGTAGCGGCCCGGATTCGGCCCGGGAAAAGCAGCTGTGACTGTCTGGTCAACTCCTTTCCCGGAGGCTCCATCACCGGGGCGCCCAAACTGCGTTCGATGGAGATTATCGACGAACTCGAACCGACCTGTCGCGGAGTCTATACCGGTTCCATCGGCTATTTTGATTTTTCCGGCGACCTCGACTTCAATATCGCCATCCGCACCGCCATCGCCTGCAACCACCAGCTCTACTTTCAGGTCGGCGGTGGCATCGTTGCCGACTCCGACCCCGCTGACGAATACCGCGAAACCCAGACTAAAGCAGCCGCCTTTGTCAAAGCCCTGAACCGGCAATAA
- the lnt gene encoding apolipoprotein N-acyltransferase, producing the protein MILFIFLSAAALSSLLFYLAFTSTPYSWVWAFGAFLPWLAMLRHHHLTRKQAGALGLLSGFTFYFIELYWVTNSIAGFTNLPSGLVMFLMILLALYMGIWPALFTSFWHWLSRHRDLDSGPASISAVLTGAAAWLLLEELRALFLGGFPWHPLGLTQLDNPLAAALYAGGGIRLLSALVVAGNLSLYFGLVFLRKKAYFGLVLHLLFAAALIAAPGLLSDKNDPHPRSSSTGSGLSSATLRLVVLQPNIAQKDKWRPQNRAAIIEKMLRLTEDSLTFRPDLVIWPEASLPLLLEPESAVFTRLEKLVRDKRFSLMLGAPRSPARAFGEPPKLYNSIFLFSPAGVQVYDKIKLVPYGEFTPLTTLFPFIGKLVPGLDYSAGRKQTNFTLELAGNPEAPGKTIKIAPSVCFEGVFPAFTANFFNQGADLLVNLTNDAWFGDSPGPRQHLKNLRPRALENNCYIVRCAITGISAIITPQGQLEQCLELNREGSLEAVIQLEKQPTFFTRHPRLPVLIAGLMLLFPGFRAARDLRRAFFAPAAKSDENRTRKTIPDGRDKPSPPADRHETRA; encoded by the coding sequence GTGATTCTGTTCATCTTTCTGTCGGCGGCAGCGCTGTCCAGCCTGCTGTTTTATCTCGCCTTCACCTCCACCCCTTACAGCTGGGTCTGGGCTTTCGGAGCTTTCCTCCCGTGGCTCGCCATGCTGCGCCACCACCACCTCACCCGCAAGCAGGCTGGAGCACTCGGACTGCTGAGCGGTTTTACCTTTTATTTTATCGAGCTTTACTGGGTTACCAATTCGATTGCCGGATTCACCAACCTGCCCTCCGGGCTGGTCATGTTCCTGATGATCCTGCTGGCTCTTTACATGGGAATCTGGCCGGCGTTGTTCACCTCGTTCTGGCACTGGCTGAGCCGGCATCGCGACCTCGACTCCGGCCCAGCCTCAATCTCGGCCGTGCTTACCGGGGCTGCGGCCTGGCTTTTACTGGAAGAGCTGCGCGCCCTGTTCCTCGGTGGTTTCCCCTGGCATCCCCTGGGGCTGACTCAGCTTGACAATCCCCTGGCCGCGGCCCTGTATGCCGGCGGCGGCATCCGCCTGCTTTCGGCCCTGGTCGTCGCCGGCAACCTCAGTCTTTATTTCGGCCTCGTCTTTCTGCGGAAAAAGGCCTACTTCGGACTGGTCCTCCATCTCTTGTTCGCCGCCGCCCTGATCGCCGCTCCCGGGCTGCTGTCCGACAAGAACGATCCCCACCCCCGCTCCTCTTCGACCGGATCAGGGCTTTCCTCAGCCACCCTGCGCCTGGTGGTCCTGCAGCCCAACATCGCCCAGAAGGATAAATGGCGGCCGCAAAACCGGGCCGCCATTATTGAAAAGATGCTGCGCCTGACCGAAGACAGCCTGACTTTTCGCCCGGATCTGGTCATCTGGCCCGAAGCCTCGCTCCCCCTGCTGCTGGAACCGGAAAGCGCGGTCTTCACCCGACTTGAAAAGCTGGTGCGGGACAAGCGCTTCAGCCTGATGCTCGGCGCCCCCCGCAGCCCGGCCCGCGCTTTCGGCGAGCCCCCAAAATTATATAATTCAATCTTCCTGTTCTCACCGGCAGGGGTTCAGGTTTATGACAAAATCAAGCTGGTGCCCTACGGCGAATTCACTCCTCTGACAACCCTGTTCCCTTTTATCGGCAAACTGGTGCCGGGCCTGGATTACAGCGCCGGGCGCAAACAGACCAATTTCACACTTGAACTGGCCGGCAACCCCGAGGCACCCGGGAAAACCATAAAAATCGCTCCGTCAGTCTGTTTCGAGGGGGTGTTCCCCGCCTTTACCGCGAATTTTTTCAACCAGGGCGCCGATCTTCTCGTCAACCTGACCAACGACGCCTGGTTCGGCGATTCCCCCGGCCCCCGCCAGCACCTGAAAAATCTGCGGCCGCGGGCCCTCGAAAACAACTGCTACATCGTTCGCTGCGCGATTACCGGCATCTCGGCCATCATCACCCCTCAAGGCCAATTGGAACAATGCCTTGAGCTGAACCGGGAAGGCAGCCTGGAAGCCGTCATCCAGCTGGAAAAGCAGCCCACCTTTTTCACCCGCCATCCCCGACTGCCCGTTTTGATCGCGGGACTCATGCTCCTCTTTCCCGGCTTTCGAGCCGCCCGGGACCTCCGCCGGGCCTTTTTCGCGCCGGCGGCAAAGAGCGACGAAAACCGGACCCGCAAAACAATCCCCGACGGCCGTGACAAACCTTCACCACCGGCAGACCGTCACGAAACCCGCGCTTGA
- a CDS encoding HlyC/CorC family transporter: protein MADREKGLLERLKRFFQSDHESPPTEAELFEIINASGETGAISDDTHEMLSGVFQLKETQVQEVMVPRTEFTAIAADRSLSESMETIIKKDFSRYPIFHHNLDQIIGILHVKDILKHLDQDLSLLHPRDIMRPVYFVPETKKISELLQEFRLKGIHIAVAVDEYGGTSGLVTISDLVEEIIGKICEEHHSVAESEKLIEQLADGSYLVNGKTEIEEIEELFDLEIDNRGKFESVGGLVIFLSGTIPQTKENFVYKNLSLTVENADNRRVKRVRLRRITETEPGAETLATQPVTVNEAQPEEWHQPSPGPADQGQNPPSGQ, encoded by the coding sequence GTGGCCGATAGGGAAAAAGGCTTACTGGAACGATTAAAAAGGTTCTTTCAAAGTGACCATGAAAGCCCGCCGACGGAAGCGGAACTGTTTGAAATCATCAATGCCAGCGGTGAAACCGGAGCGATTTCCGATGACACCCATGAAATGCTGAGCGGTGTCTTTCAGCTTAAGGAGACCCAGGTCCAGGAGGTCATGGTGCCGCGAACCGAATTTACCGCCATCGCGGCGGATCGCAGCCTCAGCGAGAGCATGGAAACCATCATCAAAAAGGATTTCTCCCGCTATCCGATCTTTCATCACAATCTTGATCAGATAATCGGCATTCTGCATGTCAAAGACATCCTCAAACATCTGGATCAGGATTTAAGCCTGTTGCACCCGCGCGACATCATGCGACCGGTCTATTTTGTTCCGGAAACTAAAAAGATCAGCGAACTGTTGCAGGAATTTCGACTCAAGGGAATCCATATCGCTGTCGCGGTCGACGAATACGGCGGCACTTCCGGCCTGGTAACCATCAGCGACCTGGTCGAGGAGATCATCGGTAAAATCTGTGAAGAGCATCATTCGGTCGCGGAAAGCGAGAAGCTGATCGAACAGCTTGCTGACGGCTCCTATCTGGTTAACGGCAAAACCGAAATCGAAGAGATCGAGGAGCTTTTCGATCTGGAAATCGATAATCGCGGGAAATTTGAAAGCGTTGGCGGCTTGGTGATCTTTTTAAGCGGCACCATTCCGCAAACCAAGGAAAACTTCGTCTACAAGAACCTCTCCCTGACGGTTGAAAACGCCGACAACCGTCGGGTTAAAAGGGTACGCCTGCGCCGCATCACCGAAACCGAGCCGGGCGCCGAAACCCTCGCAACCCAGCCCGTGACCGTCAATGAGGCTCAACCCGAAGAGTGGCACCAGCCGTCGCCAGGTCCCGCCGACCAGGGTCAGAACCCGCCCTCCGGCCAGTGA